One genomic segment of Vibrio sp. SCSIO 43136 includes these proteins:
- a CDS encoding ammonium transporter, producing the protein MELSLTVTELRYALDTFFFLISGALVMWMAAGFAMLEAGLVRSKNTTEILTKNFCLYAIACTTYLVVGYNIMYVDNGEGGWLPSIGALIGTQGEGADHSLESDFFFQVVFVATAMSVVSGAVAERMKLWSFLIFAAVLTAFIYPVEGYWTWGGGFLSEAGFSDFAGSGIVHMAGAAAALAGVLLLGARKGKYGKNGEVYPIPGSNMPLATLGTFILWFGWFGFNGGSQLMVSDFENATAVGQIFLNTNAAAAAGAIAALLVCKTTWGKADLTMILNGALAGLVAITADPLSPSPLVAVGIGVAAGALVVFSIVAMDKVKIDDPVGAISVHGVCGLFGLLVVPFSNADASFGTQLFGAAVIFAWVFGASLVVWAILKATLGIRVSEEEELEGMDMIDCGVGAYPEFVSVK; encoded by the coding sequence ATGGAACTATCATTGACAGTAACGGAACTACGTTACGCACTAGACACTTTTTTCTTCTTAATTTCAGGTGCGTTGGTAATGTGGATGGCAGCAGGTTTTGCCATGCTTGAAGCGGGCCTTGTTCGCTCTAAGAACACCACGGAAATCCTAACTAAAAACTTCTGTCTGTACGCGATTGCGTGTACTACTTACCTAGTTGTTGGTTACAACATCATGTATGTAGACAACGGTGAAGGCGGTTGGCTTCCATCAATCGGTGCGCTTATCGGCACTCAAGGTGAAGGCGCTGACCACTCTCTAGAGTCAGACTTCTTCTTCCAAGTAGTATTTGTTGCAACAGCGATGTCTGTCGTATCAGGTGCGGTGGCAGAGCGTATGAAGCTTTGGTCTTTCCTAATCTTCGCAGCAGTACTAACAGCGTTTATCTACCCAGTTGAAGGTTACTGGACATGGGGCGGCGGTTTCCTATCTGAAGCAGGTTTCAGTGACTTCGCAGGCTCAGGTATCGTTCACATGGCTGGCGCAGCAGCAGCTCTAGCAGGTGTACTACTTCTAGGTGCTCGTAAAGGCAAATACGGTAAAAACGGTGAAGTTTACCCAATCCCAGGCTCGAACATGCCTCTAGCAACGCTAGGTACTTTCATCCTTTGGTTCGGTTGGTTTGGTTTCAACGGCGGTTCTCAGCTAATGGTTTCTGACTTCGAGAACGCAACAGCAGTAGGTCAAATCTTCCTGAACACTAACGCGGCAGCGGCAGCAGGTGCAATTGCAGCGCTACTAGTTTGTAAAACAACTTGGGGCAAAGCAGACCTAACTATGATTCTGAACGGCGCTCTAGCTGGCCTAGTAGCAATCACTGCTGACCCACTATCTCCATCTCCACTTGTGGCTGTTGGTATCGGTGTAGCAGCAGGTGCACTAGTAGTCTTCTCAATCGTTGCTATGGATAAGGTGAAGATTGATGATCCAGTAGGTGCTATCTCAGTACACGGTGTATGTGGTCTATTTGGTCTACTAGTGGTTCCATTTAGCAACGCAGATGCGAGCTTCGGTACTCAGCTATTCGGTGCAGCAGTTATCTTTGCATGGGTATTTGGCGCAAGCTTAGTAGTGTGGGCTATCTTGAAAGCAACGCTTGGTATCCGAGTTTCG
- a CDS encoding P-II family nitrogen regulator, with the protein MKLISAIIKPFRLDDVREALADVGIEGMTVSEVKGFGRQKGHTELYRGAEYQVDFLPKVKLEIATQADNVDRIVEAISKAAHTGKIGDGKIFVYDLSQAVRIRTGELDVEAL; encoded by the coding sequence ATGAAATTAATCAGCGCAATTATTAAACCATTCCGCCTAGATGATGTTAGGGAAGCACTAGCGGATGTTGGTATTGAAGGTATGACAGTAAGTGAAGTGAAAGGCTTTGGTCGTCAGAAAGGTCACACAGAACTATACCGTGGTGCAGAATACCAAGTAGATTTTCTACCAAAAGTAAAACTAGAAATTGCTACACAAGCCGACAACGTGGACCGCATTGTTGAAGCGATCAGCAAGGCAGCACACACCGGTAAAATCGGTGACGGCAAGATTTTCGTTTACGACTTGAGCCAAGCAGTACGTATCCGTACTGGTGAGCTTGATGTTGAAGCGCTTTAA